The genomic interval TGCCGCGCGCTCGCCTCGGCGTGCTGCAACGTACCGAGCTCGCGGGCCGAAGTGGCGAGCTGGCTGCGCGCGAGCTGGTAAATCGAGTCCCGGTCGGCAGGATGAAAGGGGTTCCAGAGGCCCCGCTGCTCGTCATACGTCCTGAGATCGGTCACGTCCACCGCGAGCACGGTGGCGTGGGGCAGCACGATGTGGACGCGATGGGCCGCCGGATCCACGCGCACCTCGCTTCCAGCGTCGAGATCGACGCCGGCGAGCACCGTGCCGGTCACCACGACGAGCGACCGCTTGGTGGAGCCGAGCCACCGGTTCCGGTAGACCACGACGTCGCGCGCCGTGGTCTCGCTGGTGAGGAGCTTGGCCACCGAACGCATTCGCTCAACGACCACCGACTGCGAGATGGTGGTCCGCCCAGCGCGCGGAAGGAGCCGGTGCATGACCGGCACCGCGAACGCGCCCCCCGCCGCACGCAGCGCGAGCTCGGCGGCGAAAAGCGCGGCGACGAGCAGCACGAGCGCCACGAGCAGCGTATGCGGGCGTCGCGTTCCGGCGGCTCCCGGTTCCGGATCGGCCATGCGGACCCCTCGAGCGTTGTGGAGGGCGCGCGAAAGCTATCATGGCATTAGCGTTGGTACACGCCGCCCGACACCGCGCGTCCCGCGCCGCGGTCCATCCACCCACCGAGGCGAAGCCGATGCCGCGGATGCAGGCGTTACTGCTCGTGTTGGTGCTCGGCTCCGGCGGCGCGCGGCAGCTGCGGGCGCAAACCATCGAGCTGCAGCCGTTCGTAGGCTATCAGGGCGGCAAGGACGTGTCCGACGCGACGGGGCGGCCGTACGATCTCAGGAGCCACGCGAGCTTCGGGCTCGGGATCGGCATCGACCTGCACCACCCAGTCGAGATCCAGGCGCTGGTGAGCCGGCAGCCGACGGAGGCGCGGCCGAAGGGCTTCAGCGGACCCACCGTCGGCGTCGAGATCACCCACTGGATGATCGGCCCCGCCAAGACACTCAGGCGCCGCTCGCGGCTCCGCCCGTCGGGCGCAGCGTTGATCGGATTCTCCCACTTCGCCACGGACGAACCCGGCGGGTTATCGGTTGACTGGCTCAGTGCCGCCGCCGACGCCGGGCTGGCGTACTTCCCCTGGTCGCACCTCGGGCTGCGCGTAGATGTGCGCGGCTTCTTCGTCTTCACCAACGGCGGTTCGCCGTTCGGGTGCATCGCGCCGGTAGGCTGCGCGCTCAAGTTCACCGGCGACGTGTTCATCCAGCCGGAGGCGGCGGTCTCCGCCGTGTTCGTGTTCGGCCGCACGGGCGCGGCCCTTCGCTCGCCCAACGGACGTCGATAACTTTCACCCATGAGCTACGCCCAATCGTCCACGCGCCCGCGCACCGACGCGGCGCCCGTCACCATTCCCGGCCTCGCCGAGGAGAGCCGGCTCGCCGCGCAGGTACAGGCGGAAATGAGCAAGGTGATCGTCGGGCAGCAGGCGCTGCTGGAGCGTCTGCTGATCGGCCTTCTCGCCGATGGGCACGTCCTGCTCGAGGGCGTGCCGGGGCTCGCGAAGACCCTCGCCGTGCGGACGCTCGCCGCCACCGTGGCGGGCGGGTTCCGGCGGGTGCAGTTCACTCCGGACCTGCTCCCCGCCGACCTCCTCGGCACCCAGATCTACAACCAGCGGAGCGGCGAGTTCACCCTCCAGCAGGGGCCGATCTTCACCAACATCCTCCTCGCCGACGAGATCAATCGCGCGCCGGCCAAGGTGCAGAGCGCGCTGCTCGAGGCGATGCAGGAGAAGCAGGTAACGCTGGGCGGCGAGACGGTGCTCCTGCCCGAGCTTTTCCTCGTGCTCGCGACGCAGAACCCGATCGAGCACGAGGGCACCTATCCGCTGCCGGACGCGCAGGTCGACCGCTTCATGTTCAAGCTCGTGGTCACCTATCCCGCGCGGCGGGAGGAGCGGGAGGTGCTGGACCGGATGAGCACGGAGACCGAGCCCGTCGCGCGGCCCGTGCTCGAGCCGGGGCACGCGCTTGCGCTCCGCCGGCTGGTGCAGTTGGTGTACGTCGACGAGCGGGTCAAGGAATACGTGCTCGACCTGGTGGGCGCCACGCGCGACCCCGCCGCCGCTCGGCTGCCCGAGCTGGGTCCGCTCATCGAGTACGGCGCATCGCCGCGCGCGGGGCTGCTGCTGCTGCGTGCCGCCAAGGCGCATGCGTTTCTGCAGGGCCGCGCGTACGTGCTGCCGGAGGACGTGAAGGCGCTGGCGCTCGACGCGCTGCGCCACCGCCTGATTCGCACCTACCGCGCCGACGCCGAGGGCGTCGATGCCGATCAGATGCTCGGCCGCATCGTCGAGGCCGTACCGGTTCCGTGACGCCGGAGCAGGTCGCCGCCGAGGTGCGGCGCATCGAGATCACCACCCGCCAACTGGTCCGCGATCTTGTCGCCGGTGAGTACGCCAGCGCGTTCCGCGGGCGCGGGATCGAGTTCTCGGACGTGCGCGAATACCAGCCGGGCGATGACGTGCGCGCCATCGACTGGAAGGTCACCGCCCGCCTCGGCACCGCGTACGTCAAGCGGCACCTGGAGGAGCGCGAGCTGGGCGTGCTGCTCGTGGTGGATGCGAGCGCGTCGGGCGCGTTCGGCTCGCGGGTGCGCACCAAGCGCGAGCTGACGGTGGAAGCGGCCGCCGTGCTTGGCCTCGCGGCAGCGCGGAACAACGACCGGGTAGGGCTCGCGGTCTTCACCGACCGTATCGAGCGCTATGTGCCGCCGCGGAAAGGGCGGCGCCACACCCTGCGCGTAGTGAGCGAGCTGCTGGGATACGAACCCGCCGGTCGCGGCACCGACCTCGCCGCCAGCCTTCGCTTTCTCGAGCCGCTCCTCCGCCGCCGCGCCGTGCTCTTCGTGCTCTCCGACTTTCTCGCCGAGGGCTACCTCGATCCGCTCGCGCGGCTCTCGCGCCGGCACGACGTGATTGCCGTGCAGATCGTGGACCCGCGCGAGCGCGAGCTGCCCGACGCGGGGCTCGTGACCCTCCGCGACCCCGAGAGCGGCGCGTGGCGTACGGTCGACACGTCCGACCGCGCGCTTCGCGAAGGTTTTCGGCGCCGGATGCTGGATTGGGACCGCGCGCTCGAGCAGGGGCTGCGCGAGCGTGGCGCGGACCTGCTCAGGCTGGAGACGTCGCGATCCTACGCCGAAGCGATGATCGCGTTCTTCCGGCGGCGGGAGCGGCGCCTCGGGCGCTGAGGGGAAGTAGGCAACGCGTGGAGCTATCGCGCGGCGAGCGCCTCGCGCGCGGCGGCGAGCTCGGGCCGGTCACCATCGGCGTGTGCCATGAGCCGCTCGTATCGACGATAGAATGCGCGGGCGCCCGCGCTATCCCCCGCCGCCGCCGCGGCCCGCGCCGCGCCGAAGAGGCTCCGCGCTCGATTGGGCTGCCGCGCGAGCGCCGCTTCGAACGCGCGCCGCGCGTCCTGGGGCCGGCTCAACTCGAGCAGCATCTCGCCGTAGAGCTCGCGCGCCGGCAGCAATGCGCCGGGAGTGACGGGATGCTTCTCGGTGGCATCGTCGAGGTCCGCCGCCGCGCGGCTCTCCTGGAGCGCGCCGGCGGTGTCGCCGGTGGCGCGCGCGAGCCAGGCGGCCGCGGCCTCCCGCTGGATTCGCACCTGCATGCTCCAGTACGTCTGAGGTCCACCCGTCCGGGCGAGCGCCGCCTCGAGCTGCCCGAGAGTGTCGACCTCGGCGCGTGCGACCACGAGGTCGCCGGCTCGCGCCGCGCCGAGCGCGCGGGCAAATCGGGTGAGCGCCTCGGTGCCGGGCCATGCCGGCGCCGGGTGCACGCTGAGCTCCTCGGCATCGGCCCAGCGGCCCCGCTCGAGCGCATAGCGCGCCGGGATGGCCGCGCGGGCGTAGTCGTAACCGAGGGCCTCCGGTGCCGAGGCATCGGGCGCGGCGTCAGTCGAGTCGACGAGCGCCCCGGCCTCCCGATCCCGGCCCTCCTGCAGGTAGGCGTAGACCAGGTAATCGAAGGCGTGCGCGTGTTCCGGCCAGACGCCGGCAAGATGGTGGCTCCGCTCGTACTCGCCCGCCGCCGCCGCGGCGCGGAGGTTGGACGCAATGGACGCGTCCCACCTTCCCACGCGCGTAAAGATGTGCGAGGGCATGTGCTGCGCGTGCGGCACCGAGGGCGCAATCCGCGCGTAGCGCTCGGCCGCATTGATGGCGCGGGCGGCCAGCGCGGGCGAATCGCAGGCATGAATCAGGTAGTGCGCGAGGCCCGGATGGTCGGGATGGATGCGGAAAAGCGGTTCGAGAATGGCAACGGCCCGGCGCTGGAAGGCGTAGGTCGTGTCGCGGGCGGCGAGCTGACCTTCGGCAATCAGGGCGAGCGCGTAGAAGATGCGCCCCTCCTCGTCCCATGCGTGATGCCGGGCGAACGCTGCCATGGCGTGCTCGTACGCCGCGATCCGGGCTGCGAAGGCCGCGGGCGTGTACCCCCGATAGAACGTGGCGATCGCCTCGGCGTAGTCGCGCTCGCGGGTGTCCGGCCGGGTGAGCCGTACGGCCTGCTCCGCGGCCTCGAGCGCCGACGCGGCTGTCTCGAGCGTGGGCGGCTCCCAGAGCAGATGCAGCGCGCTCATTGCCTGGCCCCAGTAGCCCATCGCGCAGGTCGAGTCGGCGGCCACGACCTGCCGGAACGCGGCGCCGGCCTCCTCGTACCAGAACGAGTGGAGCAGCGCGACCCCGCGGACAAAGAGGGGCCGCGCCTTCGGCGTGCAGGAGACGGGGAACACCACGCGCCCCAGCCGTTCGGGCGGCGCGCCCGCGTGCCCGTGCTCGCCCTGCGCGGCGGCGGCGCCGGGAGCGAGCAGGGCGGGCGCGGCCACGAGCGCGGCCGCGACCAGCAGCCGGCGTGCGGGATTCATGGGAGCCTCCTCGACCGGTTCGCGATACGATGGCATACGGGCCCGCCGCACGCAATCCGGCGTGCACCGGCATTGGACGGCGGCGGCGCGTGGGTCTACTCTCCAGTGATGGCGAACGAATCTCGCTGGTGGCGCGGCGGCGGCCGAACCGGCGCCGCCGCCGCGCTCGCGGGCGGCGCTCTCGCGGCCGGCCTGCTCGCGAGCTTTGCGCGCCCCGCCGCCGCGCAGCAGTGGACCGCACAGAGCTTCGAGGTGGCGCCCGAGCCGGCGCGCGCCACGGTGGGCGATACGGTGACCCTCCGCTTCCGCGTGCACCTCTACGAGCGCGACCTCCTGTCCGACAGCACCCCGCGCGCCGATGCCCTCCCCGACGGCGTGCGCCTGCTTTCGGTCGAGCCGCTCAGGCGGACGGGGCCATTCGTCTACGACGGGCGGGCCCGCGTCGCCTTCTACCGCCCCGGTATCCGCCAGGCGCCGGTGTTCGCCGTGCCCTTCTCTCGCACCGTCGCGAACATCCACGGCTTCATCGTGAGCGACACGGCCACGATGGAGATCGTGCCGGTGCTGCCGCCCGGGGAGCCGGCGCTCAAGGACGTGAAGCCGATCGAGCGAGTGGGCGGCAACGTATGGTGGCCTTGGGCGCTTGCTGGCGCCGTGGCCGCGCTGCTCGCCGTGTGGTGGCGCCGCCGGCGCAGCACAGAGATATCCGCCGCCGCGCTCGACGCCGCATTGCCGGCTGACGACACGCCGCCGACCGTGCTCGGTCCCTACGAAGCGGCGCTCGCGCGGCTCGTGCAGATCGAGCGCGAGCACTGGCCCGCGCGCGGCGAGGTGGCGCGCCACTTCGAGGCGGCGGCCGATGCGCTGCGACGCTATCTCCACGATTCCGATCTCGTGCCCGCGCTCGAGCGCACCACGGCGGAGCTGGTCTGGGCGTTGCCTCCGCATCTCACCGCCGGCGGCCTGCGCGAGCGCTGCGCGGAATTCCTGGGCGAGGCCGACCTGGTGAAGTTCGCCCTCGTGCGGCCCGACGAAGCGGCGGCCGCCGCGTGCCTGCGCGAGGCGCGCGCCCTGCTCGCGGCCTGGCACCGGGCAGCGCGGCGATTGCCCGAGCTGGAGTCGAGCGATGCGATTCGCTGATCCCGCCTTCCTCGTCCTCCTCCTGCTGCCGCTCGGCTGGATCTGGTGGCAGGTACGCGGGCGCCGCCGCCCGCCGGCGGCGCACATCGCCTTCCCTGCGTTCGCGTTCCTGCGCGACGCGCCGCGAACCCGGCGCGCGCGCTGGCGCTGGCTGCCCGACGCACTCCGCCCGCTCGCGCTCGCCTGCCTCGTCGTGGCGCTCGCGCGGCCGCAGGTGACGAGCCAGGTCGCAAAGATCCACTCCCGCTCGCGCAACCTCATGCTCGCGCTGGACATCTCGAGCAGCATGAAGGCCGAGGACTTCCACCCCGGAAACCGAATCGTGGTGGGGCGGCGGGTGCTGAGCGACTTCGTGAAGCGCCGCGACGGGGACCTCATGGGGCTCGTCATCTTTGCCGGCCGCGCGTTCCTCCAGGCGCCGCTTACGCCCGACACCGACCTC from Gemmatimonadales bacterium carries:
- a CDS encoding DUF4230 domain-containing protein; the encoded protein is MADPEPGAAGTRRPHTLLVALVLLVAALFAAELALRAAGGAFAVPVMHRLLPRAGRTTISQSVVVERMRSVAKLLTSETTARDVVVYRNRWLGSTKRSLVVVTGTVLAGVDLDAGSEVRVDPAAHRVHIVLPHATVLAVDVTDLRTYDEQRGLWNPFHPADRDSIYQLARSQLATSARELGTLQHAEASARQLLTALIGTEGYGVDVTFTDAASLKPRLEAPVEGSPLPRLPTR
- a CDS encoding AAA family ATPase, whose product is MSYAQSSTRPRTDAAPVTIPGLAEESRLAAQVQAEMSKVIVGQQALLERLLIGLLADGHVLLEGVPGLAKTLAVRTLAATVAGGFRRVQFTPDLLPADLLGTQIYNQRSGEFTLQQGPIFTNILLADEINRAPAKVQSALLEAMQEKQVTLGGETVLLPELFLVLATQNPIEHEGTYPLPDAQVDRFMFKLVVTYPARREEREVLDRMSTETEPVARPVLEPGHALALRRLVQLVYVDERVKEYVLDLVGATRDPAAARLPELGPLIEYGASPRAGLLLLRAAKAHAFLQGRAYVLPEDVKALALDALRHRLIRTYRADAEGVDADQMLGRIVEAVPVP
- a CDS encoding DUF58 domain-containing protein → MTPEQVAAEVRRIEITTRQLVRDLVAGEYASAFRGRGIEFSDVREYQPGDDVRAIDWKVTARLGTAYVKRHLEERELGVLLVVDASASGAFGSRVRTKRELTVEAAAVLGLAAARNNDRVGLAVFTDRIERYVPPRKGRRHTLRVVSELLGYEPAGRGTDLAASLRFLEPLLRRRAVLFVLSDFLAEGYLDPLARLSRRHDVIAVQIVDPRERELPDAGLVTLRDPESGAWRTVDTSDRALREGFRRRMLDWDRALEQGLRERGADLLRLETSRSYAEAMIAFFRRRERRLGR